The following proteins come from a genomic window of Corynebacterium falsenii:
- a CDS encoding esterase/lipase family protein, with protein sequence MDAFIPKFLGSIFTDNPLPDGVNKWDEPLNGRVPVVLIHGTWLNAYNTWDYLAPELIKAGHAVFAFNYGKDPNCFVGKASGVYACGYLRRSHREVAQFIDEVIERTGADQVDLVGHSQGAAQARLFLSDSGGSNADDPTKNRVRKLIGIGPASHGTTLSGISTIAGKLDPSNKVHGLLEKILGGAAIDQRLGSEFGEYLNQNGDTVPGVDYTLITTAFDGIATPWQDQVFEAGEGATVNNVHLQDGGSRLDFSSHLSMLYSPRVVDIVLEALDPQDRTFRRPRILPMLGEFNLPKLPLSRLSRSSRRRR encoded by the coding sequence ATGGATGCCTTCATTCCCAAGTTCCTCGGATCGATCTTCACGGACAACCCCCTCCCCGACGGCGTAAACAAGTGGGACGAGCCACTCAACGGGCGCGTTCCAGTGGTACTCATCCACGGCACGTGGCTCAATGCGTACAACACGTGGGATTACCTCGCCCCAGAGCTCATCAAGGCCGGGCACGCGGTATTCGCGTTCAATTACGGCAAGGACCCGAACTGCTTCGTGGGCAAGGCCAGCGGCGTGTATGCCTGCGGTTACCTGCGCCGCTCGCACCGCGAGGTCGCCCAGTTCATCGACGAGGTCATCGAGCGCACCGGCGCCGACCAGGTAGATCTGGTGGGACACTCGCAGGGCGCCGCCCAGGCGCGGTTATTCCTCAGTGACTCTGGCGGGTCGAATGCGGATGATCCGACCAAGAACCGGGTGCGCAAGCTCATTGGCATTGGCCCGGCATCACACGGCACCACGCTGAGCGGCATCTCCACGATCGCGGGCAAGCTCGATCCCTCCAACAAGGTTCATGGTCTGCTAGAGAAAATCCTCGGCGGCGCCGCGATCGACCAGCGCTTGGGCTCTGAATTCGGCGAATACCTGAACCAGAACGGCGATACCGTTCCTGGCGTGGATTACACGCTGATCACCACGGCCTTCGACGGCATCGCAACGCCCTGGCAGGATCAGGTCTTCGAGGCTGGCGAGGGCGCGACCGTGAATAACGTGCACCTGCAAGATGGTGGCAGCCGTCTCGACTTCTCCAGCCACCTATCCATGCTGTACTCCCCGCGCGTGGTGGACATCGTGCTGGAGGCTCTGGATCCGCAGGATCGCACGTTCCGGCGCCCGCGGATTCTGCCGATGCTGGGTGAGTTCAACCTGCCCAAGCTGCCGCTTTCTCGACTTTCTCGTTCTTCTCGTCGACGCCGCTAG
- the nusG gene encoding transcription termination/antitermination protein NusG, whose product MSEDNTGNAEHNELSAEGLAAAAQEDVQQAVAEANNEAASGADSTDAADSASTDENAGAGEAGGVDGEEQSPENAAMAAYKARLREFMRALKKLPGDWYIIQCYSGYENKVKTNLEMRAQTLGVDEQIHEVVVPIEEVTELKDGKRKQVKRKLLPGYVLVRMSLEDASWSVVRDTPGVTSFVGNEGKPTPVKIREVAKFLLPPETATAQASEDAEGGEATVDVSSTGVATPPKPASETVVVDYEVGESVTILSGPFASVSATISEIDAENNRLKAMVSIFGRETPVELEFDQVEKLN is encoded by the coding sequence ATGAGCGAAGACAACACTGGAAACGCCGAGCACAACGAACTCAGCGCCGAAGGCCTGGCCGCCGCGGCACAGGAAGACGTGCAGCAGGCCGTCGCAGAAGCCAACAATGAAGCAGCCAGCGGAGCTGACTCCACTGACGCAGCTGACTCCGCCAGCACCGACGAGAACGCCGGGGCTGGGGAAGCTGGTGGCGTCGACGGCGAAGAGCAAAGCCCCGAAAATGCAGCCATGGCGGCGTACAAGGCCCGTCTGCGCGAGTTCATGCGTGCGCTGAAGAAGCTGCCCGGCGACTGGTACATCATCCAGTGCTACAGCGGCTACGAGAACAAGGTGAAGACCAACCTCGAAATGCGCGCCCAGACCCTCGGCGTGGACGAGCAGATCCACGAAGTCGTGGTCCCCATCGAGGAAGTAACCGAACTCAAGGACGGCAAGCGTAAGCAGGTCAAGCGCAAGCTCCTGCCCGGCTACGTGCTGGTGCGCATGAGCCTGGAGGATGCCTCCTGGTCCGTCGTGCGCGACACCCCCGGCGTGACCAGCTTCGTGGGCAACGAGGGCAAGCCGACCCCGGTGAAGATCCGCGAAGTCGCCAAGTTCCTGCTGCCCCCGGAGACCGCCACCGCGCAGGCTTCCGAGGATGCAGAGGGCGGCGAGGCCACCGTGGACGTGTCCTCCACCGGCGTGGCAACCCCGCCGAAGCCCGCCAGCGAGACCGTGGTCGTGGACTACGAAGTGGGCGAGTCCGTCACCATCCTCTCCGGCCCCTTCGCCTCCGTCTCCGCCACCATCTCCGAAATCGACGCGGAGAACAACCGCCTCAAGGCCATGGTGTCCATCTTCGGCCGCGAGACCCCGGTTGAGCTGGAATTTGATCAGGTGGAGAAGCTCAACTAG
- the rplA gene encoding 50S ribosomal protein L1: MSKTSKAYRAAAEKIDAGRLYSPLAAAKLVKETSSKNFDATVDVAIRLGVDPRKADQLVRGTVSLPNGTGKDVRVIVFAEGPNATAAQEAGADHVGTAELIEKIQGGWTDFDAAIATPDQMAKVGRVARVLGPRGLMPNPKTGTVTTDVAKAVSEIKGGKISFRVDKAANLHAIIGKASFSEEKLAENYGALIEELLRLKPSSSKGRYLKKITLTSTNGPGVPVDNTVIKGFTEEA, encoded by the coding sequence ATGAGCAAGACTTCTAAGGCTTACCGCGCCGCAGCGGAAAAGATCGACGCTGGTCGCCTCTACAGCCCGCTGGCAGCCGCCAAGCTGGTCAAGGAGACCTCCTCCAAGAACTTCGACGCCACCGTGGATGTTGCCATCCGCCTGGGCGTTGACCCCCGCAAGGCCGATCAGCTGGTCCGCGGCACCGTCTCCCTTCCCAACGGCACCGGTAAGGACGTCCGCGTGATCGTCTTCGCCGAGGGCCCGAACGCCACCGCGGCCCAGGAAGCTGGCGCTGACCACGTTGGCACCGCAGAGCTGATCGAGAAGATCCAGGGCGGCTGGACCGACTTCGACGCCGCCATCGCCACCCCGGACCAGATGGCCAAGGTCGGCCGCGTGGCCCGTGTGCTGGGCCCCCGTGGCCTCATGCCGAACCCGAAGACCGGCACCGTGACCACCGACGTGGCCAAGGCCGTCTCCGAGATCAAGGGCGGCAAGATCTCCTTCCGCGTTGACAAGGCTGCCAACCTGCACGCCATCATCGGCAAGGCATCCTTCTCCGAGGAGAAGCTGGCTGAGAACTACGGCGCCCTCATCGAGGAGCTGCTGCGCCTCAAGCCTTCTTCCTCCAAGGGTCGCTACCTGAAGAAGATCACCCTGACTTCCACCAACGGCCCGGGTGTGCCGGTGGACAACACCGTGATCAAGGGCTTCACCGAAGAGGCCTAA
- the rplJ gene encoding 50S ribosomal protein L10 → MANPKNTAALAELKERFEKADATLLTEYRGLSVAETTELRRALGADVTYSVAKNTMIKLAAQEAGVALDESLLVGPTAIAFISGEAVDAAKAMKDFGKDHKNFVIKGGYMDGAALDAAQVEAIAELDNRETTLAKLAGAMQGSLAKAAGLFNAPASQVARLAAALQEKKDQ, encoded by the coding sequence ATGGCTAACCCGAAGAACACCGCTGCACTGGCAGAGCTCAAGGAGCGTTTCGAGAAGGCAGACGCAACGCTGCTGACCGAGTACCGTGGCCTGTCCGTGGCTGAGACCACTGAGCTGCGTCGTGCACTGGGTGCGGATGTCACCTACTCCGTCGCCAAGAACACCATGATCAAGCTGGCTGCTCAAGAAGCCGGCGTTGCTCTTGATGAATCCCTGCTGGTCGGTCCTACCGCTATTGCTTTCATCTCCGGCGAAGCCGTGGATGCAGCGAAGGCCATGAAGGACTTCGGCAAGGATCACAAGAACTTCGTGATCAAGGGTGGCTACATGGACGGTGCCGCGCTCGATGCAGCTCAGGTTGAGGCAATCGCCGAGCTGGATAACCGCGAAACCACGCTGGCCAAGCTGGCTGGCGCCATGCAGGGTTCCTTGGCAAAGGCCGCTGGCCTGTTCAACGCACCGGCTTCCCAGGTTGCACGCCTGGCTGCCGCTCTGCAGGAGAAGAAGGACCAGTAA
- a CDS encoding DUF3068 domain-containing protein gives MKSKSRIIAVFTLLAGVAMFTTGLLLPKVVSKDKPIPLNLAATTLTLTDPAATIGPAFRPNGKEETITAPVNRQFNISLGQPATEETASARMGVSTARTDVKDDLQSLLSAEVWSFTIDRLTGDAEGDAKVQDTPAAPPAEVPIDGLWAKFPQWTEQKTYPYFDATLRRTVPAEFKGTVNRVNSQGQDVELYVFRQEIEPTNVAKLYNGFRNKTAVDQDGTLVEGYLFHSGWREILVEPRTGLMVGVEEKIDDVYRDRDGKELQPLLRFHGKTRQGIQEAMLTQAMDTSGQRETTKVSVVLMVAGVIIAAISLFVVLWPRKKRANGADDPDGTDGTDVIGGTDGTGEEHETQDTKDAHDSERGGAGDGRA, from the coding sequence ATGAAAAGTAAGTCCCGCATCATCGCGGTCTTCACCCTGTTGGCTGGGGTTGCCATGTTCACAACGGGACTGTTGCTTCCGAAGGTCGTTTCCAAGGACAAGCCGATTCCTCTGAACCTCGCGGCGACCACGCTCACGCTCACTGATCCGGCCGCCACGATTGGCCCCGCCTTCCGCCCCAATGGCAAGGAGGAGACCATCACGGCCCCGGTCAATCGCCAGTTCAACATTTCCCTCGGTCAGCCGGCCACGGAGGAGACCGCGTCGGCACGGATGGGCGTGTCCACCGCTCGCACGGACGTCAAGGACGATCTGCAGTCGTTGCTTAGCGCCGAGGTGTGGAGCTTCACGATTGACCGCCTCACGGGTGATGCAGAGGGCGATGCGAAGGTGCAGGACACTCCCGCCGCCCCACCTGCGGAGGTTCCCATTGACGGGTTGTGGGCCAAGTTCCCGCAGTGGACTGAGCAGAAGACCTATCCCTATTTCGACGCCACCCTGCGCCGGACCGTCCCGGCGGAGTTTAAAGGGACTGTCAATCGTGTGAACTCCCAAGGCCAAGACGTGGAGCTCTACGTCTTCCGGCAGGAGATCGAACCAACGAACGTGGCGAAGCTCTACAACGGTTTCCGCAATAAGACCGCCGTGGATCAGGATGGCACGCTTGTGGAGGGTTACCTCTTCCACAGCGGATGGCGTGAGATCCTTGTGGAGCCTAGGACGGGGCTCATGGTGGGTGTTGAAGAGAAGATCGACGATGTATACCGCGACCGGGATGGTAAGGAGCTACAGCCGCTGTTGCGTTTCCATGGAAAGACCCGCCAGGGCATCCAGGAGGCGATGCTGACGCAGGCGATGGATACGAGTGGTCAGCGGGAGACCACGAAGGTGAGCGTGGTGCTCATGGTTGCTGGTGTTATCATTGCTGCAATCTCGCTGTTCGTTGTCCTGTGGCCGCGGAAGAAGCGGGCAAACGGTGCCGACGACCCTGACGGCACCGATGGCACAGACGTCATTGGTGGCACTGACGGCACCGGCGAAGAGCACGAGACGCAGGACACAAAGGACGCGCACGATTCCGAGCGTGGTGGCGCGGGCGATGGGCGCGCGTAA
- the rplL gene encoding 50S ribosomal protein L7/L12 — protein sequence MAKLSKDELIEAFKEMTLIELSEFVKEFEEVFDVTAAAPVAAVAAGAPGAAAPAEEEKDEFDVVLEDAGAKKIGVIKVVREIVSGLGLKEAKELVESAPKALLEGASKDDAEAAKTKLEEAGAKVSLK from the coding sequence ATGGCTAAGCTCAGCAAAGACGAGCTCATCGAGGCTTTCAAGGAAATGACCCTCATCGAACTGTCCGAGTTCGTGAAGGAGTTCGAGGAGGTATTCGACGTGACCGCTGCCGCTCCGGTTGCAGCTGTTGCTGCTGGCGCTCCCGGCGCTGCTGCTCCCGCTGAGGAGGAGAAGGACGAGTTCGACGTCGTGCTCGAGGATGCCGGCGCTAAGAAGATCGGCGTGATCAAGGTTGTCCGCGAGATCGTCTCCGGCCTGGGCCTGAAGGAGGCCAAGGAGCTGGTTGAGTCCGCTCCTAAGGCTCTGCTCGAGGGCGCTTCCAAGGACGACGCCGAGGCTGCCAAGACCAAGCTGGAAGAGGCTGGCGCCAAGGTCTCCCTCAAGTAA
- the rplK gene encoding 50S ribosomal protein L11 — protein sequence MAKKKVTGLIKLQIQAGQATPAPPVGPALGAHGVNIVEFTKAYNAATESQRGNIVPVEITVYEDRTFDFKLKTPPAAKLLLKAAGLQKGSGVPHTDKVGSVTWDQCKEIAETKKEDLNANDIENGARIIAGTARSMGIVVEGTPGN from the coding sequence ATGGCAAAGAAGAAGGTCACAGGCCTCATCAAGCTGCAGATCCAGGCCGGCCAGGCCACCCCGGCACCGCCGGTTGGCCCCGCCCTGGGTGCCCACGGCGTGAACATCGTTGAGTTCACCAAGGCATACAACGCAGCAACCGAGTCCCAGCGCGGCAACATCGTGCCGGTCGAGATCACCGTCTACGAAGACCGTACCTTCGATTTCAAGCTGAAGACCCCGCCGGCAGCCAAGCTGCTGCTGAAGGCCGCTGGTCTGCAGAAGGGCTCTGGTGTGCCGCACACCGACAAGGTCGGCTCCGTGACCTGGGATCAGTGCAAGGAGATCGCTGAGACCAAGAAGGAAGACCTCAACGCCAACGACATCGAGAACGGCGCACGCATCATCGCAGGCACCGCCCGCTCCATGGGCATCGTTGTCGAGGGTACACCGGGCAATTAA